Part of the Kitasatospora sp. NBC_00374 genome is shown below.
GGCGGCACGCCGCTGGTCCCCGCCCAGGTGCTCTCCGAGCGCACCGGCTGCGAGGTCTACCTCAAGGTCGAGGGCGCCAACCCGACCGGGTCCTTCAAGGACCGCGGTATGACCATGGCGATCTCCAAGGCCAAGGAGGACGGCGCCCAGGCCGTCATCTGCGCCTCCACCGGCAACACCTCGGCCTCGGCCGCGGCGTACGCGGTGCGGGCCGGCATGGTCTGCGCCGTGCTGGTGCCGCAGGGCAAGATCGCGCTCGGCAAGATGGGCCAGGCCCTGGTGCACGGCGCGAAGATCCTCCAGGTGGACGGGAACTTCGACGACTGCCTCACCCTCGCGCGTGAACTGTCCGAGAAGTACCCGGTCGCGCTGGTCAACTCGGTGAACCCGGTGCGGATCGAGGGTCAGAAGACCGCCGCCTTCGAGATCGTCGACATGCTCGGCGACGCCCCCGACATCCACGTGCTGCCGGTCGGCAACGCGGGCAACATCACCGCGTACTGGAAGGGGTACCGGGAGTACGCCGCGGACGGTCTGGCCACCCGCACCCCCCGGATGTGGGGTTTCCAGGCCTCCGGCTCCGCCCCGATCGTGGACGGCGCCCCGGTGCTCAAGCCGCAGACCATCGCGACCGCGATCCGGATCGGCAACCCGGCCTCCTGGGACTTCGCGCTGGCCGCGCGGGACGAGTCCGGTGGCCTGATCGACAAGGTGACCGACCGTCAGATCCTGTCAGCGTACCGGCTGTTGGCCGCGCAGGAGGGCGTCTTCGTGGAGCCCGCCTCGGCCGCCAGCGTGGCCGGGCTGCTGGCCAAGGCGGAGGCCGGACTGGTCGATCCGGGTCAGCGGATCGTCTGCACCGTCACCGGCAACGGTCTGAAGGACCCGGACTGGGCGGTCGCCGGGGCACCGCAGCCGCAGATCGTCCCGATCGACGCGGAGGCCGCCGCCGTCCGCCTCGGGCTGCTCGGCTGATCCGCACCTGACAGTACGTCAATGGTGGGTCGCCCTCGTTCGGGGGTCGGCCCACCATTGCTGTCCGGATGACACTTTCGGTGTCGATTCGCTGTCTTTTTCCCTTCCGTTTTCCGCACGGTTTCCGGCCACAACCGGCAACACGGCAGATCGAACGGGAGCGGGGTGTACCGCTCTGGAACCTCTCTTCGATAGTCTGGCTTCAGGCGGGCCGCGCCTTCGGCCTGCGGTTGCCCGCTCCGCCGGAGTCTGCCGGGCAGGCCCCGCCGCCGTACCACTGGCCCGTACGCCACCGGGCCGTCCCACTCCCCAGGAGACACCAACCACATGGCCGGTCCTGCGTTCCGCGCTGCCGCCGTCAGGGTCCGGGTTCCCGCGACCAGCGCCAACCTCGGCCCGGGCTTCGACGCCTTCGGACTCGCCCTGGGTCTCTACGACGACGTCGTGGTCCGGGTGGCCGATTCCGGCCTCACCGTCGACATCGCCGGCGAGGGCTCCGACAACCTGGCCCGGGACGAGCGCCACCTGGTGGTCCGCTCCCTGCGCGCCGCCTTCGACCGCCTCGGCGGCCAGCCGCGCGGGCTCGAAGTGGTCTGTGCCAACCGGATACCGCACGGCCGCGGCCTGGGCTCCTCCTCGGCCGCCATCTGCGCCGGCCTGGTGGCCGCCCGCGCCGTCACCATCGGCGGCCAGAGCCTGCTGGACGACGACGCCCTGCTGGCCCTCGCCTCCGAACTGGAGGGCCACCCCGACAACGTCGCCGCCTGTCTGCGCGGCAACTTCACCGTGGCCTGGACGGAGGACGACGGCGCGAGGACCATCGTGCTCGAGCCCTCCGCCGAGGTCGTACCGATCGTCTTCGTGCCCTCCACCGCGGTGCTCACCGAGACCGCCCGCGGCCTGCTGCCGAAGACCGTCCCGCTGGCCGACGCGGCCGTCAACGCGGGCCGCGCCGCCCTGCTGGTCGAGGCCCTCACCCGCCGCCCCGAGCTGCTGCTGACCGCCACCGAGGACCGCCTGCACCAGGACTACCGGGCCTCCGCGATGCCGGACAGCGCCGCGCTGGTGGCCGGCCTGCGCAACGAGGGCGTGCCGGCCGTGATCTCGGGCGCCGGCCCCACCGTGCTCGCGCTCACCGACGAGGCGGGCGCCGACAAGGTCGCGAACTTCGCCGGGCCGGGCTTCGCCGCGCACCGACTGGAACTCGACCGCGCCGGAGCCCGGGTACTGCCCCTCGACATGTGAGGGTGCGCGGGGCGCACGCCGGGCTGAGCAGCGAGAACGTGTCCGCGCGGATTCGCGGAACGGACACGATTGACAAGGACAGGGCTGGGGAATGTGTCAGGGGGTCGGTAGTGTTAACCTCATTGCTGCACCAGGTGCCCTCCGGGGCGCGGTGCGACGCGTCCCGATCCCGACATCCTGCCTGCGCGGCCCGACAGCCGTGCCGGGTGAGCTGCGGAAGCGCGGGACCACGATTCTCCGGGAGTCCACCACAGCGCGTACGCAGCCTGCCTGCGCGACTGCGGCGCATCCCGAAGCCGTGAAGGCACCTGACTCCCACCCGCAGCCTCCAGACTGAGGCCCGGACGGGCGGAGCCCTGGGTACCTGCACGCGACGGGGGCCCGGGTATCACCAGGCAGCAGGGTCGGCAGACAGAGCCCGCCCGCGCCATCTCGCACCACAGTGCACCGCACTTCGCAGTTCTCCCGATCGGATCAGCCTTTCGGGGGAATCCCGCCTCGGACCAGCGCGAACACACGTTGGTCAGGACAGCACAACCGGTCGCCGAGCCAGACAGGCCGACGTCCGCTCCAGGGAAGGACCCTTAGTGAGCGACACCACCGATCTGATGGGCGCGCGCCCGGACGCAGAGGCGTCGGACGCAGCCGCCGCCCCCGCGGCCCCGGCGCGGCGCCGTCGCAGCGCCGCCGCGGGCCTGGACGGCCTGGTCCTGGCCGAGCTTCAGAAGCTCGCCTCGACTCTCGGAATCAGCGGTACCGGACGCATGCGCAAGAGCCAGCTGATCGAGGCCATCAAGGACAAGAGCGGCGGTGACCCGCTGCTCGCCGGCGCCGCCGCCGCGCCCGCGCCGGCTGCCAAGCGTGCCGCCAAGGCCGCTCCGGTCGCCGACGAGGCCCCGGCCGAGGCCCCCGCGGCCGAGGAGAAGCCGGCTCGCCGCACCCGCGCCGCCGCCGCGGCTCCGGCCGTCGAGGCCCAGCCGCAGATCGAGATCCCGGTCCAGGCCGCCGCCGAGACCACCACCGCGCCGGCGCGCACCGAGCGGACCCGTCGCCGGGCCACCTCGGCAGCCGGCGCCCCGACCGCCGAGGCCGCCGCCGAGCAGGCCGGTGCCGTGGTCGCGGAGGCGAAGGCCGACACCAAGGCCGAGCCGCGCGGCTTCGACGGCGAGGCCCGTACCGAGCGCCGGGACCGCCGGGACCGCCGGGACCGCCGTGAGGGCGGCGCCGAGCGTCCGGAGGCCGCCGACGCGCAGGACGGCGACTCCCGCGAGTCCCGTCGCGACCGCCGCAACCGCCGCGAGCGCGACCGCACCGAGCGACCCGAGCGCACCGAGCGCCAGGGCGGCCAGCAGCAGGGCGGTGCCCAGGACGCCGGCCAGGCCGCGCGTCAGGGCGGCCAGCAGCCGGCCGGCCAGCAGCAGCAGGGCGGCGGGTACGACGACGACGAGTTCGGCGACGGCCGGCGTGGCCGTCGGGGCCGTTACCGCGACCGTCGCGGCCGTCGCCGCGAGGGCTTCGAGGGCACCGGTGCCCCGGAGCCGGTGGTCGGCGACGACGACGTCCTGATCCCGGTCGCGGGCATCCTGGACATCCTCGACAACTACGCGTTCGTCCGGACCTCCGGCTACCTGCCGGGCTCGAACGACGTCTACGTCTCGCTCGCCCAGGTCCGCAAGCACGGCCTGCGCAAGGGTGACGCGATCACCGGTGCGGTGCGCCAGCCCCGCGACGGCGAGCGCCGCGAGAAGTTCAACGCCCTGGTGCGGCTGGACTCCGTCAACGGCATGGACCCGGACAGCGGCCGCGGCCGTCCCGAGTTCGGCAAGCTCACCCCGCTGTACCCGCAGGAGCGCCTGCGCCTGGAGACCGACCCGGGCGTGCTGACCACCCGCATCATCGACCTGGTGTCGCCGATCGGTAAGGGCCAGCGCGGTCTGATCGTCGCCCCGCCGAAGACCGGCAAGACGATGATCATGCAGGCGATCGCCAACGCGATCACCCACAACAACCCCGAGTGCCACCTGATGGTCGTCCTGGTCGACGAGCGTCCGGAAGAGGTCACCGACATGCAGCGGTCGGTGAAGGGCGAGGTCATCTCCTCGACCTTCGACCGCCCGGCCGAGGACCACACCGTGGTCGCGGAGCTGGCCATCGAGCGCGCCAAGCGCCTGGTGGAGCTGGGCCACGACGTGGTGATCCTGCTCGACTCGATCACCCGTCTGGGCCGTGCCTACAACCTGGCGGCGCCGGCCTCCGGCCGCATCCTGTCCGGTGGTGTCGACTCGACCGCGCTCTACCCGCCGAAGAAGTTCTTCGGCGCCGCGCGCAACATCGAGAACGGCGGCTCGCTGACCATCCTCGCCACCGCCCTGGTGGAGACCGGCTCCCGGGCCGACGAGGTCGTCTTCGAGGAGTTTAAGGGCACCGGCAACATGGAGCTCAAGCTCGACCGCAAGCTCTCCGACAAGCGGATCTTCCCCGCGGTGGACGTCGACGCGTCCAGCACCCGCAAGGAGGAGATCCTGCTCGCCAACGACGAGCTCGCGATCACCTGGAAGCTCCGTCGGGTGCTGCACGCGCTTGACTCGCAGCAGGCCATCGAGCTGCTGCTGGACAAGATGAAGCAGACCAAGAGCAACGCCGAGTTCCTGATGCAGATCGCCAAGACCACTCCCGGTTCCGGCGACTGACGACGTATCGGCCGACGAGAGCCCCGGACCGCACTGCGGTCCGGGGCTCTCGCGCTGTCTGAGAACTGGCTGAGAAGGGGAGAATTGGGCATCTGATTCGCTTATCCTCGGAATAACGGTCATTTCGACCGGCTCCGGCGCGCGCGACCGAGGTCGCTCCGGGCGACGAGGAGGCGAGATGGCCGCACCGAAGGACGAGGCGGGACGGCGACGCCCCCGGCGCCCCACGGGCGGGGCGGAGGACCGGCCCGGAGGATCCGGCCCACCGGGCGGGCCCGACGAGGCGGACGGGCCAGGCAGGGGAGAGCGGACCGCGGCGCCGCGGGCCGGGGTCGAGGCGGGGCCCACGCCGGGCACCGGCCGCCGCCGCAGGCTCACCCGCAATCTCGCCATCGGGGCGACCGCCCTGGTGCTGCTGGCCGCCGGCGCGGCCGGCTACGCCTACCTCAAGCTCAACGGGAACATCAGGAGCGTCGACATCGACGGCACGCTGGGCGAGGCCCGCCCGCCGGCCGCCACCGACGGCTCGTTCAACCTGCTGGTACTCGGCTCCGACTCGCGGGGCGGGGCGAACGGGGCGCTGGCCGGCGGCGCCACCGACGGTACGGCCCGCTCGGACACCGCGATGGTGGTCCACGTCAACCAGGACCACTCCCGCGCGAGCGTCGTGAGCATCCCCCGCGACACCCTGGTCGCCAGGCCGGTCTGCACCGCGCCGGACGGCAGGAACGTCCCGGCAGCCCGCAGCGCGATGTACAACTCGGCGTACGAGGTCGGCGGGCCGGCCTGTGCGGTCAAGACCACCGAGCAGCTGACCGGCCTGCGGATGGACCACTTCGTGGAGATCGACTTCGCCGGTTTCGCGGACCTGATCGACACCATCGGCGGGGTCACCGTGACCACCGCGGCCCCCATCAGCGACCAGGACAGCGGCCTGAAGCTCCCGGCCGGCACCCATCACCTGGACGGCGACCAGGCCCTCGCCTTCGTCCGGACCCGGCACGGCGTGGGCGACGGCAGTGACCTCGGCCGGATAGAGCTGCAGAAACAGATGGTGAAGTCGATCATGGCGCAGGTCGGGGGTGCCGGGCTGACATCCAACCCGGCCAAGCTGTGGGCGACCGCGGACAAGCTCACCAGGAGCGTCACCACCGACTCCGACCTGGCCTCGGTCAACTCCCTGGTCGGCCTGGTGGACACCCTGAGGCCGATCGGCCCGGACCAGATGACGATGGTCACCCTGCCCGTCGCCACCGCCCTCAGCGACGCCAACCGGGTCGTGCCCAGGCACCCGGAGTCGGACCTGCTCTGGGCCGC
Proteins encoded:
- the rho gene encoding transcription termination factor Rho; the protein is MSDTTDLMGARPDAEASDAAAAPAAPARRRRSAAAGLDGLVLAELQKLASTLGISGTGRMRKSQLIEAIKDKSGGDPLLAGAAAAPAPAAKRAAKAAPVADEAPAEAPAAEEKPARRTRAAAAAPAVEAQPQIEIPVQAAAETTTAPARTERTRRRATSAAGAPTAEAAAEQAGAVVAEAKADTKAEPRGFDGEARTERRDRRDRRDRREGGAERPEAADAQDGDSRESRRDRRNRRERDRTERPERTERQGGQQQGGAQDAGQAARQGGQQPAGQQQQGGGYDDDEFGDGRRGRRGRYRDRRGRRREGFEGTGAPEPVVGDDDVLIPVAGILDILDNYAFVRTSGYLPGSNDVYVSLAQVRKHGLRKGDAITGAVRQPRDGERREKFNALVRLDSVNGMDPDSGRGRPEFGKLTPLYPQERLRLETDPGVLTTRIIDLVSPIGKGQRGLIVAPPKTGKTMIMQAIANAITHNNPECHLMVVLVDERPEEVTDMQRSVKGEVISSTFDRPAEDHTVVAELAIERAKRLVELGHDVVILLDSITRLGRAYNLAAPASGRILSGGVDSTALYPPKKFFGAARNIENGGSLTILATALVETGSRADEVVFEEFKGTGNMELKLDRKLSDKRIFPAVDVDASSTRKEEILLANDELAITWKLRRVLHALDSQQAIELLLDKMKQTKSNAEFLMQIAKTTPGSGD
- the thrB gene encoding homoserine kinase, whose amino-acid sequence is MAGPAFRAAAVRVRVPATSANLGPGFDAFGLALGLYDDVVVRVADSGLTVDIAGEGSDNLARDERHLVVRSLRAAFDRLGGQPRGLEVVCANRIPHGRGLGSSSAAICAGLVAARAVTIGGQSLLDDDALLALASELEGHPDNVAACLRGNFTVAWTEDDGARTIVLEPSAEVVPIVFVPSTAVLTETARGLLPKTVPLADAAVNAGRAALLVEALTRRPELLLTATEDRLHQDYRASAMPDSAALVAGLRNEGVPAVISGAGPTVLALTDEAGADKVANFAGPGFAAHRLELDRAGARVLPLDM
- the thrC gene encoding threonine synthase; amino-acid sequence: MNAVIDRVSGHTHQWRGLIEEYRDRLPVTADTPVVTLLEGGTPLVPAQVLSERTGCEVYLKVEGANPTGSFKDRGMTMAISKAKEDGAQAVICASTGNTSASAAAYAVRAGMVCAVLVPQGKIALGKMGQALVHGAKILQVDGNFDDCLTLARELSEKYPVALVNSVNPVRIEGQKTAAFEIVDMLGDAPDIHVLPVGNAGNITAYWKGYREYAADGLATRTPRMWGFQASGSAPIVDGAPVLKPQTIATAIRIGNPASWDFALAARDESGGLIDKVTDRQILSAYRLLAAQEGVFVEPASAASVAGLLAKAEAGLVDPGQRIVCTVTGNGLKDPDWAVAGAPQPQIVPIDAEAAAVRLGLLG
- a CDS encoding LCP family protein; protein product: MAAPKDEAGRRRPRRPTGGAEDRPGGSGPPGGPDEADGPGRGERTAAPRAGVEAGPTPGTGRRRRLTRNLAIGATALVLLAAGAAGYAYLKLNGNIRSVDIDGTLGEARPPAATDGSFNLLVLGSDSRGGANGALAGGATDGTARSDTAMVVHVNQDHSRASVVSIPRDTLVARPVCTAPDGRNVPAARSAMYNSAYEVGGPACAVKTTEQLTGLRMDHFVEIDFAGFADLIDTIGGVTVTTAAPISDQDSGLKLPAGTHHLDGDQALAFVRTRHGVGDGSDLGRIELQKQMVKSIMAQVGGAGLTSNPAKLWATADKLTRSVTTDSDLASVNSLVGLVDTLRPIGPDQMTMVTLPVATALSDANRVVPRHPESDLLWAALRADQPVPAAVTSSPSASPTRTPAAKGSTAASTAPRSPTAAVTGGRAAG